One segment of Neodiprion fabricii isolate iyNeoFabr1 chromosome 1, iyNeoFabr1.1, whole genome shotgun sequence DNA contains the following:
- the LOC124177015 gene encoding V-type proton ATPase subunit H isoform X1, producing MADRSAIRDIIPALPDEKIDMLAATSVLQQQATDIRNQRINWQSYLQSQMISKEDYDFVVAFDTSDAAAREAKLKENPSQAAKTFLNLLGHVSKDQTIQYILIMIDDMLQEDRNRVEIFREHSSRKRESVWGPFLNLLNRPDGFIMNMTSRIIAKIACWSHEIMEKTDLHFYLTWLKDQLKLNFEALQEASLHAEIVQDITPNEAGDSNELHELQNPNNEYIQSVARCLQMMLRIDEYRFAFVSVDGISTLLSVLSGRVNFQVQYQLIFCLWVLTFNPLLAEKMNKFNVIPILADILSDSVKEKVTRIILAVFRNLIEKVEDGQVAKEHCIAMVQCKVLKQLSILEQRKFDDEDITEDIEYLNDRLQASVQDLSSFDEYATEVKSGRLEWSPVHKSAKFWRENASRLNEKNYELLRILVHLLETSKDPLVLSVASFDVGEYVRHYPRGKHVIEQLGGKQRVMQLLGHEDPNVRYEALLAVQKLMVHNWEYLGKQLEKEQTGMPGSGGAQVPAKA from the exons ATGGCAGACAGATCAGCCATCAGGGACATCATTCCCGCTCTTCCCGACGAGAAAATCG ACATGCTCGCCGCAACGAGTGTCCTGCAGCAGCAGGCTACGGACATAAGGAACCAACGCATCAACTGGCAATCGTATCTCCA GTCTCAGATGATTTCAAAGGAGGACTATGATTTTGTGGTTGCCTTTGATACCAGCGATGCGGCAGCACGTGAAGCAAAACTAAAAGAAAATCCAAGCCAAGCAGCTAAAACTTTCCTAAATCTACTGGGCCACGTTTCTAAGGATCAAACTATCCAGTATATTCTCATTATGATCGATGACATGTTACAG GAGGATCGTAATCGTGTTGAAATATTCCGTGAACATTCGTCTCGCAAGCGAGAATCTGTTTGGGGACCTTTTTTGAATCTACTTAATAGACCAGATGGATTCATCATGAATATGACATCCCGTATCATCGCTAAGATAGCTTGCTGGAGCCATGAAATTATGGAGAAAACCGATCTCCACTTCTATCTCACTTGGCTAAAGGATCAACTTAAACTTAAC TTTGAAGCCCTTCAGGAGGCAAGCTTGCATGCAGAGATAGTACAGGACATCACACCCAACGAGGCTGGAGATTCCAATGAACTGCATGAATTGCAGAACCCG AATAACGAATATATTCAATCTGTTGCCCGTTGTCTCCAAATGATGTTGCGAATTGATGAATACCGCTTCGCCTTTGTTTCTGTCGATGGAATTTCCACACTCTTGAGCGTTTTGTCTGGAAGGGTCAACTTTCAAGTCCAATATCAACTGATATTCTGTTTGTGGGTTTTGACATTCAATCCTCTTCTTGCTGAGAAGATGAACAA GTTCAATGTTATTCCCATTCTTGCTGATATTCTCAGTGACTCTGTCAAGGAAAAGGTGACTCGCATCATTCTGGCAGTGTTCAGG AACCTCATTGAGAAAGTTGAAGATGGCCAGGTAGCAAAAGAGCACTGCATTGCTATGGTTCAGTGCAAAGTATTGAAGCAACTCTCCATCCTAGAGCAACGCAAATTTGACGATGAAGACATAACCGAAGACATTGAATATTTGAACGACAGACTACAGGCGTCTGTTCAAGACTTGAGTTCGTTTGACGAATATGCAACTGAAGTCAAATCTGGTCGTCTTGAGTGGTCACCAGTGCACAAGTCAGCTAAATTTTGGAGAGAAAATGCTAGTCGTcttaatgagaaaaattatgaactGCTACGCATACTGGTTCATCTATTGGAGACTAGCAAAGACCCACTTGTTCTCAGTGTTGCCAGTTTTGATGTTGGAGAGTATGTGCGCCACTATCCTCGTGGAAAACA TGTTATTGAACAGTTGGGTGGCAAGCAACGTGTAATGCAGTTGCTTGGACATGAAGATCCTAATGTTCGCTACGAAGCTCTCCTTGCAGTTCAAAAGCTGATGGTACACAATTG GGAGTATCTTGGCAAGCAATTGGAGAAGGAACAAACTGGTATGCCAGGATCAGGAGGCGCTCAAGTTCCTGCTAAAGCCTAA
- the LOC124177015 gene encoding V-type proton ATPase subunit H isoform X2 gives MADRSAIRDIIPALPDEKIDMLAATSVLQQQATDIRNQRINWQSYLQSQMISKEDYDFVVAFDTSDAAAREAKLKENPSQAAKTFLNLLGHVSKDQTIQYILIMIDDMLQEDRNRVEIFREHSSRKRESVWGPFLNLLNRPDGFIMNMTSRIIAKIACWSHEIMEKTDLHFYLTWLKDQLKLNNNEYIQSVARCLQMMLRIDEYRFAFVSVDGISTLLSVLSGRVNFQVQYQLIFCLWVLTFNPLLAEKMNKFNVIPILADILSDSVKEKVTRIILAVFRNLIEKVEDGQVAKEHCIAMVQCKVLKQLSILEQRKFDDEDITEDIEYLNDRLQASVQDLSSFDEYATEVKSGRLEWSPVHKSAKFWRENASRLNEKNYELLRILVHLLETSKDPLVLSVASFDVGEYVRHYPRGKHVIEQLGGKQRVMQLLGHEDPNVRYEALLAVQKLMVHNWEYLGKQLEKEQTGMPGSGGAQVPAKA, from the exons ATGGCAGACAGATCAGCCATCAGGGACATCATTCCCGCTCTTCCCGACGAGAAAATCG ACATGCTCGCCGCAACGAGTGTCCTGCAGCAGCAGGCTACGGACATAAGGAACCAACGCATCAACTGGCAATCGTATCTCCA GTCTCAGATGATTTCAAAGGAGGACTATGATTTTGTGGTTGCCTTTGATACCAGCGATGCGGCAGCACGTGAAGCAAAACTAAAAGAAAATCCAAGCCAAGCAGCTAAAACTTTCCTAAATCTACTGGGCCACGTTTCTAAGGATCAAACTATCCAGTATATTCTCATTATGATCGATGACATGTTACAG GAGGATCGTAATCGTGTTGAAATATTCCGTGAACATTCGTCTCGCAAGCGAGAATCTGTTTGGGGACCTTTTTTGAATCTACTTAATAGACCAGATGGATTCATCATGAATATGACATCCCGTATCATCGCTAAGATAGCTTGCTGGAGCCATGAAATTATGGAGAAAACCGATCTCCACTTCTATCTCACTTGGCTAAAGGATCAACTTAAACTTAAC AATAACGAATATATTCAATCTGTTGCCCGTTGTCTCCAAATGATGTTGCGAATTGATGAATACCGCTTCGCCTTTGTTTCTGTCGATGGAATTTCCACACTCTTGAGCGTTTTGTCTGGAAGGGTCAACTTTCAAGTCCAATATCAACTGATATTCTGTTTGTGGGTTTTGACATTCAATCCTCTTCTTGCTGAGAAGATGAACAA GTTCAATGTTATTCCCATTCTTGCTGATATTCTCAGTGACTCTGTCAAGGAAAAGGTGACTCGCATCATTCTGGCAGTGTTCAGG AACCTCATTGAGAAAGTTGAAGATGGCCAGGTAGCAAAAGAGCACTGCATTGCTATGGTTCAGTGCAAAGTATTGAAGCAACTCTCCATCCTAGAGCAACGCAAATTTGACGATGAAGACATAACCGAAGACATTGAATATTTGAACGACAGACTACAGGCGTCTGTTCAAGACTTGAGTTCGTTTGACGAATATGCAACTGAAGTCAAATCTGGTCGTCTTGAGTGGTCACCAGTGCACAAGTCAGCTAAATTTTGGAGAGAAAATGCTAGTCGTcttaatgagaaaaattatgaactGCTACGCATACTGGTTCATCTATTGGAGACTAGCAAAGACCCACTTGTTCTCAGTGTTGCCAGTTTTGATGTTGGAGAGTATGTGCGCCACTATCCTCGTGGAAAACA TGTTATTGAACAGTTGGGTGGCAAGCAACGTGTAATGCAGTTGCTTGGACATGAAGATCCTAATGTTCGCTACGAAGCTCTCCTTGCAGTTCAAAAGCTGATGGTACACAATTG GGAGTATCTTGGCAAGCAATTGGAGAAGGAACAAACTGGTATGCCAGGATCAGGAGGCGCTCAAGTTCCTGCTAAAGCCTAA